The segment ccctacccccaaaaagcacgatggcctcactgaatccatttctggatagctttggattgctgcgtgttggaggccgcctccaaaatgccgaattggactacgacgcgaagcccccgatcctgcttcctaagggacatcctgtcactgtctctattattatcttctttcacgaaaggtttctccacgcaggagctcaaggattgctcggactgcttcggcaaaaattctggcctattggtggacgcaaatatgttgcgggaatcattcgcaaatgtgttagatgctttcgtttgaagccagtgctgagggaacatattatgggaaacttgcctgcggatcgcgtaaggactaatccagcattccacacaacgggcgttgatttttgcggacccttttatcacaagtcggaagtcagaagcaggcctcctatcaaatgttacatcgctgtcttcgtatgctttagcaccaaagcaactcatttggaagtcgttcgggatctatctacagaatcctttctggcagcattaaggcgttttataagtctacgtcccaaacttcgaatcatctggtcagacaacgctataaattttgtaggagcaaaaaatgagcttttggagcttcggcaaatgttcctcagtgatcctcatacgtcggctgtgtcacatctctgcgtttctagtggaatcgactggaaattcatcccccctcgctcacctcattttgggggtttgggggaggcggctgttaaagcagctaaatatcattttcatcgcatcgtcgggacctacatttttactcttgatgaaaatggagagagagaaaatggagcacggcgtatctttcgattcttcaggagcggagcaagtggcggtcatcgtctccaaacatcaagctaggagcgctcgtcatgatcaaggattaaacgctgccaccattaaggtggccgcttggccgcattgagagcgtcatcccaggaaaagatacCCATCAGGGTAGCCGTTATCCGCACTCAAAGatgccttttcaagagggccgttggaaaaatagcggttctgccccttcaggatggatctgttgaaagcctttgccttccaacggggggtgaatgttcggagcagaacccagccgattagctgcttgccaaatagcacctaattcttggccctcagacgcttattttgtttgttacttatgtctatgtcactcatttgtttgttaaagctttgcgcgtgcttgccctgctaaacgctctctgccagctcgctcttcgctatctccgctttgcgtctgcctacccacgtcagccgagcgaagctgcgcttagcgatcggagcggcaatgtaaagggcaggcaagccacacttgcaatttggatgtcacgcattaaagaacatatcgtaattttatttctgcgccgagttttatttaattcgaaataattagtcggccgattggggataaaaaacattatctgcacaatctatgattttgcgtttttagttttctcgtatcctcaatattgtgggtGCAACAGTtcttcgtcctttgtggggcggaagtgggtggggcgaaatttttagatatactttttatagtgagatctaacaggagtgcggataccaaatttggttactctagccttaatagtctctgagatttgtgaatatccccagatttgcatcctttgcgggggtggaagggggtgttgcgaaattttgaaacaaactcgtctcagtccgatatattaggagtgtggataccaaatttggttgctctagcttttatagtctctgagatctaggcgctaatgttttactctaagaaaagccggctatgctacgtgtgtgttaaagagagacagggcgagaaaaaatgaaattgttttcttgatgctggctataataataatacgatccaattcaattctgcagtctaaaagatatggtcattctctacgattttgcgtttttggttttatcgtatctttaaaaatgtgggagcggaagtgggcggggcgaagttttgaaatatttttgtagcagtgacatatcacagaagtctggatccaaaacatcgttgctctagctcttatagtctttgagcactaggtgctgaaggggacggacagacggacagacggacggacggacggacggacagacagacagggctcaatcgactcggctattgatgctgatcaagaatatatatactttatggggtcggaaacgattccttctggacgttacacacattcacttttaccacaaatctaatataccccaatactcattttgagtatcgggtataaaaaacaaagGAAACTCTTTCGCTTTGACTTTTGACAATTTGTGCATTGATTTGGAAAATAGCTCTTCCACAGAATCGGTGCACTCTCCATATGAAAATGACATGGAAAGCGGCGAAACAAAAGAGAAAAGCGCAGCAGCCAAGTCCCATGAAAGTTGTCCATACTCTTTCGGAAGGCAAACAGCACATCTCTCCGTATATTCGGTTCACCCCTGGCCGGAGTGTATAAGCAGGAAAATTGGGCAGCAAAATTTTGGCTGCACGTTCAACATATTTAATACAGTTCAACCGggtttggctttggctttggcatGGCTCGACCTGGTCGGGTCTGCTCTGAGGGCTCTTGACACACATCCGCCTTATCAGGGCCTTATCAGCTGGGGGGAGGAGAACCTAAACACAGACAGACCTagacggagacagagacaaAGAGTAAGTAGCAATCAATGTCAGGGCGCAGTTTCAGTTGAGTTCAGCATCTCTCAGAGAAATGTTCGCCGCAATGAATCTCTGGCTTATTCTGTTTTTGATTGGCCTGATCCAAGGCCGCTCCATTATGCGAGACAGCCAGGAGGTGAGCTCATTGCCAGAAGGCTGCTCTTTAGTGTCTGTTTTCCATCTGCCTTTCTCAGTGGCCGACAACCCACCCAGATCCCACCATCTTTGAGTACCCGCCGACCGAAAATCAGGAGCTCTTTTTAGATTAATCGTTTTTAATGTGAattataattaaataaaataaatttcgATGGTTTGATCTATCAAATTCCTTAGAATCTAAACGTGTACTGTCCTCCGGCTCCCCTTTGGGGACGACTGTTGCCGTAGGGTCCGCCCAAGTGCTGGCCGTAGTGGCCCGTGGCATCGAAGCAGTGTCGGCCGTTCGGGCTCTGCTACACGGTGGCACGGCCGTTCAGGCTGAGGTCGAAGCCCTGGCGAgggctgccgccgccgcctccctGAAGCTGCCACTGGCGAAGCACTCGCGGATGGTCCACCTCCACATCAATGAAATCGGGGAAAAACTATCGAATTCAGGGCCATTAGATGATATATTCCTTCTGCAGTTCTCTCCCTGGATTGCTTACCTCCGAAGGTTCCACATAGACCAAATGCTGTtcatctgccagcggataagCAACGGCTGGGGCACAGAGGCAGGCGCAGGCACAGGCCAGACTCAACAGCAGGAGGCTTGAACTGAATTCCATATTGTGGGCTTTACTTGGAGAACTGAATGCTGGACAGAGACAAGCTCCCTTCTTTTATACCTCGGATCAGGGTCTTATCAATTGATTCCCCGCGGTCAGGGAATCCCATCGGAGAGGCAGAACAACCTGGTTCAGTGGTTCACAAGTAGATCCCCGCATCTGCCAGCCGACCGCTGACTGATAAGAAATATGATCTATTTCTCTAGGCGGAAAAGTGAATCCCAGAAGAGCAACAATAAAAGAGGTACACAATTATTCATGCTATGAATAAATCTTAAGGTATATTTTGTGAATTTTCTGATGAACGGGCAGCACGTACTAGGAATATCATGGATAGAGTATAGCTTCCACGGTTTCGGGAGGTCTTTAACAACTATTCAGATACTGAAAGATACTTCAGATACTGAAAGTTCTGTTCCATTGGCAGCCTCTCCGCTTACCCTAAGAGGATTTCCTACCAACCCAATCCGAGCTAGACAAATACTTACATCCCCCATCGATTTATCATGGGCCAAGGACTCGGCTTCCGATTAATGATGTGAAAAGATTTTGGTTATCCCCAAACATGGCTAAGAATTAAAAGAGAGCATAGAACAAGCCTCATTATGAATCATTTGTCAAAGAAAAATGAATCTGCTTCGCTTTCGTTGGGGATGGCGTAATATTCTCTAGAGTTTTGAATTTCCATTGAAGATTCTTTTGACAGTTTATGCAATAAATCCAATTAGCCAAAAACATTTTGTCTTGGCAGGTTTTATTAAGACGCCTGTCATCGTCATTGGCATCGCTTAATTGGTTATTACCCACCAGAATTGCCCAAAAAGATGTATCTACAATTAGCCAAACTGCAAGATCATCTCTGTCTGCGACCCAAACCCTGTCTCTGGCCGCATGTTCCGGGGTAGACGAACATCGCCAAGGACTTAGCTGCCATAAACCCCAGTTTTAGATAAAGAACTCGTATATGTTTAgatttatgtatattttttaatttttcaaAGGTACTAGGGCATTAGAAGGGTGGTCTACCATCTGTAGCGGTAGTTGGTGCCAACGCTGTAGCTCGGCTCCGAGTTGCCCCACTGTCCGCCCAAACGCTGGGCATATCCGCCGTTCACGTCGATCTCGTGCCGCCCGTTGTCGCTCCTCCACACGTTCTCGCTGCCACGCACTCCAAAGTTGAATCCCTCGCGCTCCTGGGCCCCGCCGCCGCCCTGCAAGTTGAGGGGATACCGAGGAGGTGGCGTCGAAGGCATCGTCATGTCATCGGCCGGAAAAGCCACCACAGCACTGACAATGCAGCAGTGCAGAGCGAGGACGATTGTAGACTGCATCTTGATTGGAGTGGCTTCGTTAACTGATACCTTCTCTGCCGGCCCACTGCTCCTTTATATAGTTCGGATTGTGGTCCCTGCCCCACAGGGGGGACGGCAGGTCAACCCACTGATATCTGCCGTGTGCATCCCCCTGCGGGGATTTCGCTTATTTTATTTGACTCAGCGATTAGCAGGCTCTTCATCAGACTCTATAAGAAAATGAAGAGAGATCCCATTGCAATTCCATAGTTGAATTCGGAAACCATACAAAAAACGGCAATGGAAACCACCAAACCTTCGGATAATTTCCCTTATATTTTAATATAGTATTTAACAATTAATCTACATATAAGCCATTTCAAGATCCCATCTTTAAAACCACTAGATGGAACGAACCCAGTACTCTCTGCTCTATCTGTCATCATTATTCATTCGAATTTGTCGCTCTCCGGCAAGCTGCAGAATCAGATAGTCACTGCGACATATGTAAATACGAGTGAAAATATAAACTGTTCGTATTTTTTCAATTGATTAAAAGTGTAGCGTCGTCAACGTCAACAGGAAAACAGTTGCTCAACAGCCACCGCGAGAGTCAGTGACAGGGAGGCACCGTACAATATGTGGATACAATCGATATTCCTGCGAGCATTGACCATTTTATTGGTCGGTTGGGTAAGTCGAGACCACAGCAACATATCCGTATAAACTGTATCCTTTTGCAGCTGGGACACGTCATCTGCCAGTCGGATGACCATCATCTGCTGACCTTTGGACAGTCGGGCGAGGGACCGCCGGGCAAAATCGAGTTTCCCGTCTGGGACGATGCCCAGGGAGAGTGGCCGGGCCTGTCGGATCATTACTAGAGATACTTTCTTGGgtgcaaaacaaaacacacaacacacagcACACTGACATTTTGTCCAACGATGCAAAGCATTTATGGCTCCGCGCAAAAGTATGCAACGCTTTTGGGTCGCGTCGAGCCGTTGCAGAATTTCATAGCATACTTTTTGCGATAATAAAATGAGCATAACAATTAcaatttcttttttaaatgatAGTCAAAATAGTGCAATAACACTACtttatttattatacccgatactcaaaatgagtattggggtatattagatttgtggtaaaagtggatgtgtgtaacgtccagcaggaatcgtttccgaccccataaagtatatatattcttgatcagcatcaatagccgagtcgattgagccctgtctgtctgtccgtccgtccgtccgtccgtctgtccgtccccttcagcgccttgtgctcaaagactataagaaatagagcaacgatgttttggatccagacttctgtgatatgtcactgctacaaaaatatttcaaaacttcgccccgcccactgccgcccccacaaaggacgaaaatctgtggcatccacaattttaaagatatgagaaaaccaaaaacgtagaattgtagagaatgaccatatctttaagactgcggaatgtgaattggatcgtatcattattatagccagcatcaagaaaacaatttcattttttctcgccctgtctctctctaacacacacgtagcataggcggctttgcttagagtaaaaaattagcgcctagatctcagagactacaaaagctagagcaaccaaatttggtatccacactcctaatgtatcggaccgagacgagtttgttttgTAACGAACCTTAAGAAGGTTCGTCACAGCGCGCTACATCGCGGGATCGTCACCGCCtcatttttcccctttttataTCTCCAGTTTCCCTTAAATATATCGTTACTTAGCCTTAAGAACAGAGAATGCATACGATAAATGTACCACCAATAAAGAAACTCATTCCCCATATCGTTTCGCCTACCGTTTCACGACAGCCAATCCCACATTCTCGTACCAACACATTACCCCCACCTCTAACGAAAAGCTTCCGAAGCACTGACAAATAGCCGGTAAGAACGCCCCCCACACCAACACATTGCCACGCGTTTAGCCATAAGCTCCCGAGACACGAACCGTTAGCCGGCGACAACTCCCCACCGGGCCAACACATTACCCCCACCTCTAAActtaagctcccgaagcacagACTAGCCGATAAGAACCCCCGCCCCTTCCCTTCACGGCTTCGGGACGCTCCgcgaagcggcagccaatccGAAgccgacgaagacgaagacacgTAGATACTGATAAGTTAGAGATCGGCGGCAGCGAAGTTTTCCCGAGCGCGCAAGCGCCGAGCAGACTTCACTTACGCGGAGACCCGGGCCGAGTATAGACGTTGTCCCGCGTGACAACTAAGATACAAGTTAAGAATCCTTCCGGGAACGtgacgaaacaaaaaaaaaaaaaaatattcaatgtAACAAATTACCTGTATAACCAGCAAGCAAATAAATCATTATTGTAACGAGAACCAACCCCGTGTAAGTCATTTTTGGGGATCCAAACCCCTCCCCGGTCACCAACAACTACTCGCCAGCGAGCCACACTCACCTCCACTAACCCCCGATCAATCCACGAAACCCCCCCTCACGCAGGTGTGACACGCCCTGCGCCCCTCTCTCGACCCCCACAGGTGTGACTCGCCCTGTGACCCCTCTTTCCCGACCCACGCGGGTGTGCCTCGCTCCGCGCCTTTCTTCTCGACCCTCAAGTCCGCCCAGTAAGACGAGCCGACCCCCCCTTGTGCCTTGTAGGAAGACCCctggacaggacaggacagccTGGAAGAGGAGACATTacagtttcaaaatttcgccacacccccttccgcccccgcaaaggacgaaaatctgggatattcaaaaatctcagagactgttaaggctagagtaaccaaatttggtatccgcactcctgttagatcttactataaaacgtgtatctcaaaatttcgccccacccccttccgaccacacaaaggacgaaaatctgttgcatccacaatattgcacattcgagaaaactaaaaacgcagaatcatagataatgaccatatctatcagattgctgaatctcgatcagatcagatcatttttatagccaataggaacaaatcaatttgcagcggctacgcagcgcccgacgtcacgctcagactgattttctgtctctctcgcacgcactctttgtcgtgtcgtttaatattagcggcgtctgccggaggagagccatactgacttattatcgggtataaccgtagagttgcggtgtccgcagcaactcacaacgttccccctcgttttcatttttatacccgatactcaaaatgagtattggggtatattagatttgtggtaaaagtggatgtgtgtaacgtccagaaggaatcgtttccgaccccataaagtatatatattcttgatcagcatgaatagccgagtcgatagagccctgtctgtctgtccgtccgtccgtccgtccgtccccttcagcgcctaatgctcaaagactataagagctagagcaacgatgttttggatccagacttctgtgatatgtcactgctacaaaaatatttcaaaactttgccccgcccacttccgcccccacaaagggcgaaaatctgtggcatccacaattttaaagatacgagaaaaccaaaaacgcagaatcgtagagaatgacgatatcttttagactgcagtatctgaattggatcgtattattattatagccagcatcaagaaaacaatttcattttttctcgccctatctctctctaacacacaggtagcataggcggctttgcttagagtaaaacattagcgcctagatctcagagactataaaagctagagcaaccaaatttgggatccacactcctaatatatcggaccgagacgagtttgtttcaaaatttcgccacacccccttccgcccccgcaaaggatgaaaatcagGTGATAGTCTTAAATcacagagactattaaggctagagtaaccaaatttggtatccgcacttctgttagatctcactataaaacttatatctcaaaatttcgccccac is part of the Drosophila miranda strain MSH22 chromosome Y unlocalized genomic scaffold, D.miranda_PacBio2.1 Contig_Y1_pilon, whole genome shotgun sequence genome and harbors:
- the LOC108160109 gene encoding diptericin A-like, with the protein product MQSTIVLALHCCIVSAVVAFPADDMTMPSTPPPRYPLNLQGGGGAQEREGFNFGVRGSENVWRSDNGRHEIDVNGGYAQRLGGQWGNSEPSYSVGTNYRYRW
- the LOC108160107 gene encoding LOW QUALITY PROTEIN: diptericin A (The sequence of the model RefSeq protein was modified relative to this genomic sequence to represent the inferred CDS: substituted 1 base at 1 genomic stop codon), which translates into the protein MEFSSSLLLLSLACACACLCAPAVAYPLADEQHLVYVEPSEFFPDFIDVEVDHPRVLRQWQLQGGGGGSPRQGFDLSLNGRATVXQSPNGRHCFDATGHYGQHLGGPYGNSRPQRGAGGQYTFRF